A DNA window from Streptococcus sp. LPB0220 contains the following coding sequences:
- the leuB gene encoding 3-isopropylmalate dehydrogenase, translated as MTKKIVTLAGDGIGPEIMAAGLEVLAAVAPKIGFDYSLEDKPFGGAGIDAAGHPLPQDTLKVAKGADAILLAAIGSPEYDNAPVRPEQGLLAIRKELNLFANIRPVRIFDALKHLSPLKPERIEGVDFVVVRELTGGIYFGEHILKEDTARDINDYSAEEIRRIMRQAFKIAQGRGKKVTSIDKQNVLATSKLWRQVAEEVAKEFPDVTLEHQLVDSAAMIMITNPARFDVVVTENLFGDILSDESSVLPGTLGVMPSASHSDQGPSMYEPIHGSAPDIAGQGIANPISMILSVAMMLRDSFGETAGAEMIEEAVNQTLNQGILTRDLGGQASTAEMTAAIIGNL; from the coding sequence ATGACAAAGAAAATTGTAACACTTGCAGGAGATGGGATTGGCCCTGAGATCATGGCAGCTGGACTAGAGGTCCTCGCAGCCGTTGCTCCCAAAATTGGCTTTGATTATAGTCTAGAAGACAAACCTTTTGGGGGTGCTGGGATTGATGCCGCTGGTCACCCACTTCCCCAAGATACTCTCAAAGTAGCTAAAGGAGCGGATGCTATTCTTCTCGCAGCCATCGGGAGTCCGGAATATGACAATGCTCCTGTTCGTCCAGAACAAGGCCTGCTCGCTATTCGTAAGGAATTAAATCTCTTTGCCAATATTCGTCCTGTACGGATTTTTGACGCCTTGAAACACTTGTCTCCTTTGAAGCCAGAGCGTATCGAGGGTGTTGACTTTGTGGTCGTGCGTGAATTGACAGGTGGGATTTACTTTGGAGAGCATATCTTGAAAGAAGATACAGCGCGCGATATCAATGATTACAGTGCAGAAGAAATCCGTCGGATTATGCGCCAAGCCTTCAAGATCGCGCAAGGACGTGGTAAGAAAGTGACCAGTATCGATAAGCAAAATGTCCTTGCAACTTCTAAATTGTGGCGCCAAGTGGCAGAAGAAGTGGCTAAAGAATTTCCAGATGTGACCTTAGAGCACCAGCTTGTCGATAGTGCGGCCATGATCATGATTACCAATCCAGCCCGCTTTGATGTTGTAGTGACAGAGAATCTATTCGGAGATATCTTATCTGATGAATCCAGCGTCCTTCCAGGAACACTAGGCGTGATGCCATCTGCTAGTCATTCTGACCAAGGACCAAGTATGTACGAACCGATTCATGGTTCAGCACCTGATATTGCAGGTCAAGGCATTGCCAATCCGATTTCCATGATTCTGTCCGTTGCCATGATGCTCCGAGACAGTTTTGGAGAAACAGCAGGTGCAGAAATGATCGAAGAAGCTGTCAATCAAACCTTGAATCAAGGAATCTTGACGCGAGATCTAGGTGGTCAGGCTTCTACTGCTGAGATGACTGCAGCCATTATTGGGAATCTCTAA
- a CDS encoding DUF1294 domain-containing protein, which translates to MTWRDRCLVLIAIWNSIVFLTYGLDKRKAIQNRWRIPEKVLLLESWLLGGFGALLGGYLFHHKVRKWYFQATWWGSSLLLAGVLFLILQWIS; encoded by the coding sequence ATGACTTGGAGAGATCGCTGTTTAGTTCTTATTGCTATTTGGAATAGTATCGTATTTCTGACCTATGGTTTAGATAAACGAAAAGCTATCCAAAACAGGTGGCGGATTCCTGAAAAGGTCCTGTTACTTGAGAGCTGGCTGCTTGGTGGATTTGGAGCTCTACTAGGTGGATATCTTTTTCACCACAAGGTGCGGAAATGGTATTTTCAAGCCACCTGGTGGGGCAGTAGCCTTCTTTTAGCAGGTGTCCTCTTTCTAATCCTTCAATGGATTTCCTAA
- the leuC gene encoding 3-isopropylmalate dehydratase large subunit, with the protein MSGKSIFDKLWDRHVITGVEGQPQLMYVDQHYIHEVTSPQAFQGLRDAGRKVRRPDLTFGTFDHNVPTVNIFDIRDVISKAQIDKLAENVVDFGIDHAAHGSAKQGIVHMVGPETGRTQPGKFIVCGDSHTATHGAFGAIAFGIGTSEVEHVFATQTIWQVKPKKMLVEFTGTPQKGIYSKDYILALIARYGVACGVGYVVEYRGEAIDRLTMEERMTICNMSIEFGSKMGIMNPDETTFDYLRGRECVPDDFEAAVADWKTIVSDDDAVYDKVIRMDVSDLAPMVTWGTNPSMGVDFETPFPEIRDMNDERAYHYMDLEPGQKPADIELGYIFIGSCTNARLSDLELAAKFVKGKKIAPNLTAIVVPGSRPVKQAAEKLGLDKIFMDAGFEWRDPGCSMCLGMNPDKVPDGVHCASTSNRNFEDRQGFGAKTHLCSPAMAAAAAIAGRFVDVRQMPEVE; encoded by the coding sequence ATGAGTGGAAAATCTATCTTTGATAAACTTTGGGACCGCCACGTGATTACAGGAGTGGAAGGGCAACCCCAACTCATGTATGTGGACCAACACTACATCCACGAAGTGACGAGTCCGCAAGCCTTTCAAGGATTACGGGATGCAGGACGCAAGGTTCGACGACCCGATTTAACCTTTGGAACCTTTGATCACAATGTTCCAACGGTCAATATTTTTGATATTCGAGATGTGATTTCAAAAGCCCAGATTGATAAATTAGCTGAGAATGTGGTGGACTTTGGGATTGATCATGCTGCCCATGGTTCTGCTAAGCAAGGAATCGTTCATATGGTGGGCCCTGAAACCGGTCGGACCCAGCCTGGAAAATTTATTGTCTGTGGAGATAGTCATACCGCCACCCACGGTGCCTTTGGAGCCATTGCCTTTGGGATTGGAACCAGTGAAGTGGAGCATGTCTTTGCTACCCAAACCATCTGGCAAGTCAAACCAAAGAAAATGTTGGTTGAATTCACCGGAACCCCACAAAAAGGGATCTATTCAAAGGATTACATCCTAGCTTTGATAGCGCGCTACGGTGTTGCTTGTGGAGTTGGCTATGTCGTAGAATATCGGGGTGAAGCAATTGATCGCTTGACCATGGAAGAACGCATGACCATCTGTAACATGTCAATCGAGTTCGGGTCCAAAATGGGGATCATGAATCCAGATGAGACGACTTTTGACTACCTCCGGGGACGCGAATGTGTGCCAGATGATTTTGAGGCCGCAGTAGCTGATTGGAAGACTATAGTCAGTGATGACGATGCCGTTTATGATAAGGTCATCCGTATGGATGTATCTGATCTTGCTCCGATGGTGACTTGGGGGACCAATCCTTCTATGGGAGTGGACTTTGAGACTCCATTTCCAGAGATTCGGGACATGAATGATGAACGGGCTTATCATTATATGGATCTTGAACCTGGCCAAAAACCAGCAGACATTGAATTAGGCTATATCTTTATCGGTTCTTGTACCAATGCGCGTCTCAGCGATTTGGAGTTGGCAGCCAAGTTTGTGAAAGGCAAAAAAATTGCGCCAAACTTAACTGCTATTGTGGTACCTGGCTCTCGTCCAGTTAAGCAAGCCGCTGAAAAATTAGGCTTAGACAAGATCTTCATGGATGCGGGCTTTGAATGGCGTGATCCAGGATGCTCCATGTGTCTAGGAATGAACCCAGACAAGGTTCCAGATGGCGTCCACTGTGCTTCTACTAGCAACCGGAACTTTGAAGATCGTCAAGGATTTGGGGCTAAGACCCATCTCTGTAGCCCAGCAATGGCCGCTGCAGCAGCAATCGCTGGTCGCTTTGTCGATGTGCGCCAAATGCCAGAAGTCGAGTAA
- the leuD gene encoding 3-isopropylmalate dehydratase small subunit, translating to MEKFTSYTGTTVPLMNDNIDTDQILPKQFLKLIDKKGFGKYLMYAWRYLDDQYTEDPDFIFNKPEYRKATILITGDNFGAGSSREHAAWALADYGFKVVIAGSFGDIHYNNELNNGMLPIVQPLEVRQKLASLKPADPVTVDLEEQKILSPVGEFRFEIDQDWKHKLLNGLDDIGITLQYEDLIAAYEKNRPAYWQ from the coding sequence ATGGAGAAATTTACCAGTTATACGGGAACTACAGTTCCTTTGATGAACGATAATATTGATACTGACCAAATCCTCCCCAAGCAATTCTTAAAGTTAATTGATAAAAAAGGTTTTGGGAAATACCTCATGTATGCTTGGCGCTATTTGGATGACCAATATACTGAGGATCCAGATTTTATCTTTAACAAGCCAGAATACCGCAAGGCGACCATTTTGATCACTGGTGACAATTTTGGGGCTGGTTCCTCTCGGGAACACGCAGCCTGGGCTTTAGCTGATTATGGCTTTAAAGTCGTTATCGCCGGATCCTTCGGAGATATCCATTACAATAATGAGCTCAATAATGGCATGCTGCCGATTGTCCAACCGCTAGAGGTTCGTCAAAAATTGGCAAGTTTGAAGCCGGCAGATCCAGTGACGGTAGATTTGGAAGAGCAGAAGATCCTCTCGCCTGTTGGAGAGTTTCGCTTTGAGATCGATCAAGATTGGAAGCACAAATTGCTCAACGGGTTGGATGATATCGGGATTACACTTCAGTATGAAGACTTGATCGCAGCTTATGAGAAGAACAGGCCAGCTTACTGGCAATGA
- a CDS encoding L-threonylcarbamoyladenylate synthase, with amino-acid sequence MTKHIQWDGQLSQEGFDILKGEGGCIVCPTKVGYIIMTSDKAGLERKFEAKERNRNKPGVVLCGSMDELRALAQLNPEIEAFYQKHWDEDILLGCILPWREDAYAKLQAFGDGREELMTDVRGTSCFVIKFGKAGEQIAKEMWEKEGKMVYASSANPSGKGNRGKVEGIGERIEGAVDLVIEADDYVASIQPDKTIETRYEQGVMVSMVDAEGKLIPEQGAGSRSVNTCPVVIRKGLDIDKIMMHLSDHFNSWNYRQGEYY; translated from the coding sequence ATGACAAAACACATTCAATGGGACGGACAACTTTCACAAGAAGGATTTGATATTTTGAAAGGAGAGGGTGGCTGTATCGTCTGCCCTACAAAAGTTGGCTACATCATCATGACCAGCGACAAGGCTGGATTGGAACGGAAGTTCGAAGCCAAAGAACGCAACCGTAACAAACCTGGTGTGGTTCTTTGTGGAAGCATGGATGAACTTCGTGCCCTTGCGCAATTGAATCCTGAAATTGAAGCCTTCTACCAAAAACATTGGGATGAAGATATTTTGCTTGGTTGTATCCTTCCATGGCGCGAAGATGCTTATGCAAAATTGCAGGCTTTCGGAGATGGACGTGAAGAACTCATGACAGACGTTCGTGGTACTAGCTGTTTTGTCATCAAATTTGGTAAAGCTGGTGAGCAAATCGCCAAAGAAATGTGGGAAAAAGAAGGTAAGATGGTTTACGCCTCTTCAGCTAACCCATCCGGTAAAGGGAACCGCGGGAAGGTCGAAGGAATCGGTGAGCGGATCGAAGGTGCCGTGGACTTGGTTATCGAAGCTGATGATTATGTAGCTTCTATCCAACCAGATAAGACCATTGAAACGCGCTATGAACAAGGTGTGATGGTTTCTATGGTGGATGCAGAAGGTAAACTGATCCCAGAACAAGGAGCAGGTAGCCGTTCTGTCAATACTTGTCCAGTCGTCATCCGTAAAGGATTGGATATCGATAAGATCATGATGCACTTATCCGATCATTTCAACTCTTGGAACTACCGCCAAGGAGAATACTATTAA